The following proteins are encoded in a genomic region of Phalacrocorax carbo chromosome 2, bPhaCar2.1, whole genome shotgun sequence:
- the KIAA1143 gene encoding uncharacterized protein KIAA1143 homolog isoform X5, whose protein sequence is MSKRNQVSYVRPAEPAFLSRFKRQVGYREGPTVETKKEQLPLADDDSENGSDKEDEQPQVVTLKKGDLTAEEAMKIKQQIKEALKSNESDGEPEPADGKIMFRKPAKRSSEKLLDFNVTGSFFCR, encoded by the exons ATGAGCAAACGGAACCAGGTCTCCTACGTGCGGCCGGCCGAGCCCGCCTTTCTCAGCCGCTTCAAGCGGCAGGTCGGGTATCGGGAGGGGCCCACGGTGGAAACCAAG AAAGAGCAGCTTCCGCTTGCAGATGATGATAGTGAGAACGGCAGTGACAAGGAGGATGAGCAGCCTCAGGTGGTAACACTGAAAAAAGGGGACTTGACTGCTGAAGAAGCAATGAAAATTAAACAGCAAATCAAAGAGGCCTTAAAGTCAAATGAATCAG ATGGTGAACCAGAACCTGCTGATGGAAAAATTATGTTCAGGAAACCAGCCAAACGTTCATCAGAGAAGCTTTTGGACTTCAAT
- the KIAA1143 gene encoding uncharacterized protein KIAA1143 homolog isoform X4, which translates to MSKRNQVSYVRPAEPAFLSRFKRQVGYREGPTVETKKEQLPLADDDSENGSDKEDEQPQVVTLKKGDLTAEEAMKIKQQIKEALKSNESDGEPEPADGKIMFRKPAKRSSEKLLDFNTSPSALLS; encoded by the exons ATGAGCAAACGGAACCAGGTCTCCTACGTGCGGCCGGCCGAGCCCGCCTTTCTCAGCCGCTTCAAGCGGCAGGTCGGGTATCGGGAGGGGCCCACGGTGGAAACCAAG AAAGAGCAGCTTCCGCTTGCAGATGATGATAGTGAGAACGGCAGTGACAAGGAGGATGAGCAGCCTCAGGTGGTAACACTGAAAAAAGGGGACTTGACTGCTGAAGAAGCAATGAAAATTAAACAGCAAATCAAAGAGGCCTTAAAGTCAAATGAATCAG ATGGTGAACCAGAACCTGCTGATGGAAAAATTATGTTCAGGAAACCAGCCAAACGTTCATCAGAGAAGCTTTTGGACTTCAAT ACCTCCCCGtctgccctgctttcctga
- the KIAA1143 gene encoding uncharacterized protein KIAA1143 homolog isoform X6 yields MSKRNQVSYVRPAEPAFLSRFKRQVGYREGPTVETKKEQLPLADDDSENGSDKEDEQPQVVTLKKGDLTAEEAMKIKQQIKEALKSNESDGEPEPADGKIMFRKPAKRSSEKLLDFNT; encoded by the exons ATGAGCAAACGGAACCAGGTCTCCTACGTGCGGCCGGCCGAGCCCGCCTTTCTCAGCCGCTTCAAGCGGCAGGTCGGGTATCGGGAGGGGCCCACGGTGGAAACCAAG AAAGAGCAGCTTCCGCTTGCAGATGATGATAGTGAGAACGGCAGTGACAAGGAGGATGAGCAGCCTCAGGTGGTAACACTGAAAAAAGGGGACTTGACTGCTGAAGAAGCAATGAAAATTAAACAGCAAATCAAAGAGGCCTTAAAGTCAAATGAATCAG ATGGTGAACCAGAACCTGCTGATGGAAAAATTATGTTCAGGAAACCAGCCAAACGTTCATCAGAGAAGCTTTTGGACTTCAAT
- the KIAA1143 gene encoding uncharacterized protein KIAA1143 homolog isoform X2 has protein sequence MSKRNQVSYVRPAEPAFLSRFKRQVGYREGPTVETKKEQLPLADDDSENGSDKEDEQPQVVTLKKGDLTAEEAMKIKQQIKEALKSNESDGEPEPADGKIMFRKPAKRSSEKLLDFNVSSSKKMKEAKKTKREATTPSTAKQIKNSSLLSFDDEENDD, from the exons ATGAGCAAACGGAACCAGGTCTCCTACGTGCGGCCGGCCGAGCCCGCCTTTCTCAGCCGCTTCAAGCGGCAGGTCGGGTATCGGGAGGGGCCCACGGTGGAAACCAAG AAAGAGCAGCTTCCGCTTGCAGATGATGATAGTGAGAACGGCAGTGACAAGGAGGATGAGCAGCCTCAGGTGGTAACACTGAAAAAAGGGGACTTGACTGCTGAAGAAGCAATGAAAATTAAACAGCAAATCAAAGAGGCCTTAAAGTCAAATGAATCAG ATGGTGAACCAGAACCTGCTGATGGAAAAATTATGTTCAGGAAACCAGCCAAACGTTCATCAGAGAAGCTTTTGGACTTCAATGTAAGTTCAAGTAAGAAGAtgaaagaggcaaagaaaactAAGAGAGAAGCAACTACTCCGAGTACAgctaagcaaataaaaaatagcagTCTTCTCTCATTTGATGATGAGGAAAATGATGACTAG